The proteins below are encoded in one region of Arenibacter algicola:
- a CDS encoding class I SAM-dependent methyltransferase: MENDIIKSWNKNALEWIKVIDNADIESRKFTNKAILDLIGNSPAIKIVDVGCGEGWLTRSLGTMGKFVVGLDAIPELLENAKIKGDGTYYQMSYEDIILGKPIPESPFDAAVFNFCLYQREGLSQLLKQVKKSLSENGYIAIQTLHPYFLLQNNLEYKSQWINDSWKGLPGNFSDGHSWYARTFESWMSAFKKAGLQLHQLQEVTNDDHKPISIIFILSE; this comes from the coding sequence ATGGAGAACGACATTATCAAATCCTGGAATAAAAATGCCCTTGAATGGATCAAGGTAATCGACAATGCCGATATCGAATCCAGAAAATTCACCAATAAGGCCATATTGGATCTCATTGGCAATTCTCCTGCCATCAAAATTGTGGATGTTGGCTGCGGGGAGGGATGGCTCACTAGAAGTCTTGGCACCATGGGTAAATTTGTGGTGGGCCTGGATGCCATTCCCGAATTATTGGAAAATGCTAAAATCAAAGGCGATGGCACCTATTATCAAATGTCCTACGAAGATATTATATTGGGAAAACCCATCCCTGAATCCCCTTTCGATGCGGCTGTATTCAACTTTTGTCTTTATCAAAGGGAAGGGCTGAGCCAACTTCTAAAGCAAGTAAAAAAATCGCTATCCGAAAATGGGTATATCGCCATACAGACCCTTCACCCCTACTTCTTATTGCAAAATAATTTGGAGTACAAGAGCCAATGGATCAACGATTCCTGGAAAGGCCTTCCGGGTAATTTCTCCGATGGCCATTCTTGGTATGCCCGTACCTTCGAATCATGGATGTCCGCATTTAAAAAAGCCGGACTTCAATTACACCAATTACAGGAAGTGACCAACGATGACCATAAACCCATTTCGATAATTTTTATATTGTCAGAATAG
- a CDS encoding HipA family kinase → MSKIEIRTVDVVQYIKPLREGGSLPAIVKADDGFLYVLKFRGAGQGKKALIAELIGGELARAIGLKVPEMVFMNLDDSFSKTEPDEEIQDLLKFSVGLNLGLHFLSSAITYDPLVSRIDEMTASKVVLLDSLISNIDRTAKNTNLLHWNKELWVIDHGASFYFHHNWDTWKNHLSRTFPLIKDHVLLSRATRLAEAAHEIKQSIESNKFEEIIATIPDDWLQSESDTLTPEEMRSAYIEYLNAKLSMIQLLVKESEDAR, encoded by the coding sequence ATGAGCAAAATTGAAATAAGGACAGTGGATGTCGTCCAATATATAAAGCCCTTGCGCGAGGGAGGCTCCCTTCCCGCAATTGTAAAGGCCGATGACGGATTCCTTTACGTTTTAAAGTTTAGGGGTGCCGGACAAGGAAAAAAAGCGCTGATTGCAGAGCTTATCGGTGGCGAACTTGCTCGGGCCATAGGACTTAAGGTTCCTGAAATGGTGTTCATGAACCTCGATGATTCCTTTAGCAAGACAGAGCCGGATGAGGAAATTCAAGACCTTCTAAAATTTAGCGTAGGCCTAAATCTAGGGCTACATTTTTTATCCAGTGCCATTACCTATGATCCCTTGGTATCCAGAATTGATGAAATGACTGCTTCAAAAGTGGTATTATTGGATAGCCTAATCAGCAATATAGACCGTACTGCCAAAAACACCAACCTATTACATTGGAATAAGGAATTGTGGGTTATAGACCATGGCGCAAGTTTTTATTTTCACCATAATTGGGATACATGGAAAAACCATCTTAGCAGAACTTTTCCACTTATAAAAGACCACGTACTTCTATCCAGGGCCACTAGATTAGCTGAAGCCGCCCATGAAATAAAACAATCGATCGAAAGCAACAAGTTTGAAGAAATTATAGCAACAATACCTGATGACTGGTTGCAGAGCGAATCGGATACCTTGACCCCAGAAGAAATGAGATCGGCCTACATAGAATATTTAAATGCCAAACTTTCTATGATTCAATTGTTAGTAAAAGAATCTGAAGATGCAAGATAG
- a CDS encoding DUF3037 domain-containing protein, whose protein sequence is MQDRVKYEYAIIRIVPKVEREEFFNVGVILFSKRKKFLRVKFHICKKKLATFSCEIDFDTLNNYLKAWEDICIGSPKGGTIGELELSDRFRWLTASRSTIIQSSETHSGLCIEPEKELQYIFDSFVL, encoded by the coding sequence ATGCAAGATAGAGTTAAATATGAATATGCCATTATTAGAATTGTTCCCAAAGTGGAGCGGGAAGAATTCTTTAACGTGGGCGTTATACTGTTCTCAAAAAGGAAAAAATTTCTTAGGGTAAAATTTCATATCTGCAAGAAAAAGTTGGCCACCTTTTCTTGTGAAATCGACTTCGATACCTTGAATAACTATTTAAAAGCTTGGGAAGACATCTGCATTGGATCTCCAAAAGGAGGCACCATTGGCGAATTGGAATTATCGGACAGGTTTAGGTGGCTAACAGCCTCTAGAAGTACTATTATACAAAGTTCCGAAACCCACTCCGGTCTCTGTATAGAGCCAGAAAAGGAACTACAATATATATTTGATTCCTTTGTGCTTTAA
- a CDS encoding PAS domain S-box protein, with product MSKRESEQREQYNKIFIEQAPTAIAMLDKDMRYIAVSQRWITDYKMQGKEIIGQSHYDLFPEIGEDWKANHQKCLNGAIDICEEAPFKRADGSIQWIYWDVRPWYVSEGEIGGLLMHTGDITPQKEREKERNRMLEILDKTSEVARLGIWEVDLKRNSIYWSPVVREIHEVEENFQPSLDTAINFYKEGESRDLIRKSVEKVISRGVPYDVELELVTAKGNSIWVRSVGNGEFEDGVCVRLYGIFQDINHRKLSEMALNKANAELKAIFNSKSVAIITTNDKGIINHFNHGAEYLLGYSADEIVGAKMPFVFVKMEEVERFRQDMFQKYGKDSFKGLAENNEFDVREWTYIKKDGTKITVQVTISAIKNGDGEIIGTLNVASDITAIKNVENELLRKNQVLNFAERLTMIGNWQWNTVTNEVRWSSNLYKIFNIDEETLLTYDTYFSFVHPEDKEMVTNHVQFSLEEKKFPDLLHRIKLRDGTVKNIQLLAEIITNDAGDVTELVGTCQDVTEQRMAEIKFRGLLESAPDAMVIVNEARNIHMINKQAKKLFGYSAQELIGESVEILIPEAYSAKHLGQRSDFFANPKARHMGEGKELFAINKKGKSIPIQISLSPLKTEEGVLVSAAIRDITSQKIAEKKILKAKEELEVFAKKLLAQNTKLADFTQITSHNLRAPVSNLNSLLGFYKLAQSEEERVDLFQKLESVVNHLTLTLNTLVEALNIRKDNNEDKLEKIEFHSMMVKTQEILSGEIMRTGAVIKSDFSNLPDIAYNKIYLESIFLNLVGNALKYRSADRVPEIYVSSGIENGKKFLKVTDNGQGINLKRHGHKLFGLNKVFHRHPDARGIGLFMTKTQVEAHGGSISAESEVNVGTTFNINFN from the coding sequence ATGTCTAAAAGGGAATCTGAACAACGAGAACAGTATAATAAAATCTTTATTGAACAAGCCCCCACTGCCATTGCAATGTTGGACAAGGATATGCGCTATATAGCAGTATCCCAACGTTGGATCACGGATTATAAAATGCAAGGCAAGGAAATAATTGGCCAGTCGCATTATGATCTATTCCCGGAAATAGGAGAAGATTGGAAAGCCAACCATCAAAAATGCCTTAATGGCGCCATTGATATTTGTGAGGAGGCACCCTTTAAACGTGCTGATGGATCAATACAATGGATATATTGGGATGTTCGGCCATGGTATGTTTCGGAGGGAGAGATAGGTGGTTTACTAATGCATACCGGAGATATAACACCTCAGAAGGAAAGGGAAAAGGAGAGGAACCGTATGTTGGAGATATTGGATAAAACCAGTGAGGTAGCTCGTTTAGGCATATGGGAAGTAGACTTGAAAAGGAATTCGATTTATTGGAGTCCGGTCGTTCGTGAAATACATGAGGTGGAGGAGAATTTTCAACCTAGCTTGGACACTGCCATAAATTTTTATAAGGAAGGCGAAAGTCGGGATTTAATACGGAAGTCGGTAGAAAAGGTAATTTCGAGGGGAGTCCCTTATGATGTAGAATTAGAACTTGTGACCGCCAAGGGTAATTCCATTTGGGTGAGGTCTGTAGGCAATGGCGAATTTGAGGACGGAGTATGCGTTCGGCTTTATGGCATATTTCAGGATATAAATCATAGAAAACTTTCTGAAATGGCACTCAATAAGGCCAATGCCGAATTAAAGGCCATATTCAATTCCAAGTCGGTTGCCATAATCACAACGAATGATAAAGGGATTATAAATCATTTCAACCATGGAGCTGAGTATTTATTGGGTTATTCAGCTGATGAAATTGTAGGTGCAAAAATGCCTTTTGTATTTGTGAAGATGGAGGAGGTAGAAAGATTTAGGCAGGATATGTTCCAAAAATATGGCAAGGATTCATTTAAGGGGTTGGCGGAAAATAACGAATTTGATGTTAGGGAATGGACCTATATTAAGAAAGATGGCACTAAAATTACGGTTCAGGTAACCATATCGGCCATTAAAAATGGGGATGGGGAAATAATAGGAACTTTAAATGTAGCCTCCGATATTACTGCTATTAAGAATGTGGAGAACGAGCTATTGCGAAAAAATCAGGTTCTTAATTTTGCCGAACGTCTAACAATGATCGGGAACTGGCAATGGAATACAGTTACCAATGAGGTGAGATGGTCTTCCAATTTATATAAGATTTTTAATATTGATGAAGAGACTCTGTTGACTTATGATACCTATTTTTCATTTGTGCATCCAGAGGACAAGGAAATGGTGACAAATCATGTGCAATTTTCTTTGGAGGAAAAAAAATTTCCGGATCTATTACATCGAATCAAGTTAAGGGATGGCACGGTGAAAAATATTCAGCTATTGGCAGAAATTATAACGAATGACGCAGGTGATGTAACTGAGTTGGTGGGCACATGCCAGGATGTAACGGAACAGCGGATGGCGGAAATAAAATTTCGGGGTCTGTTGGAATCAGCTCCCGATGCCATGGTGATAGTCAATGAAGCTAGGAACATTCATATGATTAACAAGCAGGCGAAAAAATTATTCGGGTACAGCGCCCAGGAACTAATAGGTGAATCCGTAGAAATTCTCATACCTGAAGCCTATAGCGCCAAACATCTTGGCCAAAGGTCAGATTTCTTTGCCAACCCCAAAGCACGGCATATGGGGGAGGGAAAAGAATTATTCGCAATAAATAAAAAAGGAAAATCAATCCCTATACAAATAAGTCTCAGCCCACTTAAAACGGAAGAAGGGGTATTGGTATCGGCGGCCATAAGGGATATTACCTCCCAAAAAATAGCAGAGAAAAAAATATTGAAGGCCAAGGAGGAGTTAGAAGTCTTTGCTAAAAAATTGCTTGCCCAAAACACGAAACTGGCAGATTTTACCCAGATAACCTCACACAATTTAAGAGCTCCGGTGAGCAACCTTAATTCTCTTTTAGGGTTTTATAAACTTGCCCAAAGTGAGGAGGAGCGTGTGGATCTGTTCCAAAAATTGGAAAGCGTTGTCAACCATCTTACGTTAACACTCAATACTTTGGTAGAGGCTTTAAACATAAGGAAAGATAATAATGAGGATAAGCTGGAGAAAATTGAATTTCATTCGATGATGGTTAAAACACAGGAAATACTTTCTGGCGAAATTATGAGAACTGGAGCCGTAATTAAAAGCGATTTTTCAAATTTACCCGATATTGCCTACAATAAAATTTATTTAGAAAGTATTTTTCTTAACTTGGTTGGAAATGCCCTAAAATACAGGAGTGCGGATAGAGTACCTGAAATATATGTATCATCTGGAATTGAAAATGGTAAAAAATTCTTGAAGGTTACTGATAATGGGCAAGGAATAAATTTAAAAAGGCATGGCCATAAATTGTTTGGTTTGAACAAGGTTTTTCATAGGCATCCCGATGCTAGGGGAATTGGTTTGTTCATGACCAAAACGCAAGTCGAAGCGCATGGCGGGTCTATTTCGGCTGAAAGTGAAGTAAATGTGGGTACCACCTTTAATATTAATTTTAATTAG
- a CDS encoding response regulator produces MSSSLKVCIVDDDDIYQFTMVMTMKSLNLTDKIMVFSDGEEALDFMLDNLHNDKELPDVIFLDIDMPIMDGFQFMEEYVKIKPKLGKKITIYMVSSSVDPVDIERAKKISEITDYIVKPITHDQLKHIVGELRLNE; encoded by the coding sequence ATGAGTAGTTCTTTAAAAGTTTGTATTGTTGATGACGACGATATATATCAATTTACCATGGTCATGACCATGAAATCACTTAATTTGACCGATAAGATTATGGTTTTTTCGGATGGTGAAGAGGCTTTGGATTTTATGTTGGATAATCTACACAATGATAAGGAGCTTCCGGATGTGATTTTTTTGGATATAGATATGCCTATCATGGACGGATTTCAATTCATGGAGGAATATGTAAAGATAAAGCCAAAACTGGGAAAGAAAATAACGATTTATATGGTCTCCTCATCGGTAGACCCTGTGGATATTGAGAGGGCAAAGAAAATAAGCGAAATCACCGATTATATTGTTAAGCCAATTACCCACGATCAGCTAAAGCATATTGTAGGAGAATTGAGACTTAATGAGTAG
- a CDS encoding DUF4212 domain-containing protein has product MSEKQKKATAYWKENVRYLFILLAIWFAVSFGAGILFKDTLNTIKIGGFKLGFWFAQQGSIYVFVILIFVYVRLMNKLDKKYGYNE; this is encoded by the coding sequence ATGAGCGAGAAACAAAAAAAAGCAACCGCCTATTGGAAAGAAAATGTCCGTTATTTATTTATTCTTTTAGCCATATGGTTTGCCGTTTCCTTCGGGGCCGGAATATTATTTAAGGATACCCTGAACACTATAAAAATTGGTGGATTTAAATTGGGATTTTGGTTTGCCCAACAAGGGTCTATCTACGTTTTTGTGATCCTAATATTCGTTTATGTACGCCTTATGAACAAGTTGGACAAAAAGTATGGTTACAACGAATAG
- the acs gene encoding acetate--CoA ligase produces the protein MSNYHIKHLEEYYQVYRKSVREPENFWGEVAEEHFLWRKKWDNVLSWDFEKPEIKWFEGAQLNITENCIDRHLLARGEKTAIIFEPNNPEEEAQHITYRQLHQRVCQLANVLKDQGVKKGDRVCIYLPMIPELSIALLACARIGAIHSVVFAGFSSTALATRINDSDCKLLITSDGSYRGSKSIDLKGIVDESLEDCPGVKTVLVVKRTNAKINMTEGRDKWLQPLLENAYLDCVPEIMNAEDPLFILYTSGSTGKPKGMVHTTAGYLVYTAYTFKNVFQYTENDVYWCTADIGWVTGHSYIVYGPLANGATTLMFEGVPSYPDFGRFWEIVEKHKVNQFYTAPTAIRALAKQNIAFAENHDLSSLKVLGSVGEPINEEAWHWYNDVIGKKNSPIVDTWWQTETGGIMITPIPYVTPTKPTYATLPFIGIQPALMDEQGKELKGNQVEGRLCIKFPWPGMARTIWGDHDRYKDTYFSAFPNKYFSGDGALRDEVGYYRITGRVDDVIIVSGHNLGTAPIEDAINEHPAVAESAIVGFPHDIKGNALYGYVILKETGESRNHDNLRIEINQIITEHIGPIAKLDKIQFTSGLPKTRSGKIMRRILRKIASRDMNNLGDTSTLLNPEVVEEIKDNVL, from the coding sequence ATGAGCAATTATCACATTAAGCATTTAGAAGAGTACTATCAGGTTTATCGAAAATCGGTTCGCGAACCAGAAAATTTCTGGGGAGAAGTGGCCGAAGAGCATTTTTTATGGAGAAAAAAGTGGGACAACGTTTTAAGTTGGGATTTCGAAAAACCTGAAATTAAATGGTTCGAAGGGGCACAATTAAATATTACCGAAAATTGTATAGATAGGCACCTACTTGCCAGGGGAGAAAAAACGGCCATTATTTTTGAGCCCAATAACCCGGAGGAGGAAGCCCAACATATTACTTACCGTCAGCTTCACCAGCGCGTTTGTCAACTGGCCAACGTATTAAAGGATCAAGGTGTTAAAAAAGGGGATCGGGTCTGTATATACCTACCCATGATCCCGGAATTGTCTATTGCCCTCTTGGCCTGTGCCAGGATAGGTGCGATACACTCCGTGGTGTTCGCTGGTTTTTCATCCACTGCCCTGGCTACCCGTATCAACGACAGTGATTGTAAATTGCTAATAACCTCTGATGGCTCCTATAGAGGTTCCAAATCTATTGACCTGAAAGGAATTGTAGACGAAAGTTTGGAAGATTGCCCTGGAGTTAAAACGGTTTTGGTCGTAAAACGTACCAACGCCAAAATAAATATGACGGAAGGGCGTGACAAGTGGCTACAGCCCTTATTGGAAAATGCCTATTTGGATTGCGTCCCGGAAATAATGAACGCAGAGGATCCTTTGTTCATTTTGTATACCTCCGGTTCTACCGGAAAGCCAAAGGGAATGGTACATACTACCGCAGGCTATTTAGTGTATACCGCCTATACATTTAAGAATGTTTTTCAATATACGGAGAACGATGTTTACTGGTGTACTGCGGATATTGGCTGGGTTACCGGACATAGCTATATTGTTTACGGCCCCTTGGCCAATGGCGCCACCACCCTCATGTTCGAAGGGGTACCCAGCTATCCGGATTTCGGAAGGTTTTGGGAAATTGTGGAAAAACACAAAGTAAACCAATTTTATACTGCTCCTACAGCTATCCGCGCCCTGGCAAAGCAAAATATAGCCTTTGCCGAAAACCATGATCTGTCCTCGCTAAAAGTCTTGGGCTCCGTTGGGGAACCCATCAACGAAGAGGCTTGGCATTGGTACAACGACGTTATTGGAAAAAAGAACAGTCCAATTGTGGATACTTGGTGGCAAACAGAAACAGGAGGCATAATGATAACGCCCATTCCTTATGTTACCCCTACTAAACCAACCTATGCAACCCTCCCCTTTATAGGGATACAACCGGCATTGATGGACGAGCAGGGCAAGGAACTCAAAGGCAACCAAGTAGAAGGCCGACTCTGTATAAAATTCCCTTGGCCAGGAATGGCAAGGACCATTTGGGGCGATCATGATAGATATAAAGACACCTATTTCTCTGCATTTCCCAACAAATACTTTTCCGGGGATGGTGCCCTAAGGGACGAAGTAGGATACTACAGAATTACCGGTCGCGTAGATGACGTAATCATCGTATCTGGCCACAACTTGGGCACGGCTCCAATAGAGGATGCCATAAACGAGCACCCGGCAGTGGCAGAATCGGCCATTGTAGGTTTCCCTCACGATATTAAGGGCAATGCACTATATGGCTATGTAATATTGAAGGAAACAGGGGAATCCCGTAACCACGATAATTTAAGGATCGAAATTAACCAGATCATTACCGAGCACATTGGCCCAATTGCCAAACTGGATAAGATACAGTTTACCTCTGGCCTGCCAAAGACCCGTTCCGGCAAGATCATGAGGCGTATACTGCGCAAAATTGCCAGCAGGGACATGAACAATTTGGGAGATACCAGTACACTGCTAAATCCTGAAGTAGTAGAAGAAATTAAGGACAACGTACTATAA
- a CDS encoding sodium:solute symporter family protein, producing the protein MSVQVWTYLLVGVTFALYIGIAIWSRAGSTKEFYVAGGGVSPLANGMATAADWMSAASFISMAGIIAFAGYDGSVYLMGWTGGYVLLALLLAPYLRKFGKFTVPDFIGDRYYSNTARMVAVFCALIVSFTYVAGQMRGVGVVFSRFLQVDINTGVIIGMVIVLFYAVLGGMKGITYTQVAQYCVLIFAFMVPAIFISFQMTGNPIPQLGMGSTLNDGSGTFLMDRLNGLSTELGFAEYTDGTKSVIDVFAITLALMVGTAGLPHVIVRFFTVKRVKDARKSAGLALLLIAILYTTAPAVSVFAKINLIDTVSNEKYSLMPVWFKNWEETGLLTFDDKNKDGIIQYVADKDKNELTVDNDIMVLANPEIANLPAWVIALVAAGGLAAALSTAAGLLLVISASVSHDLIKKVFKPNISEKGELWAARGAATVAVVIAGYFGINPPGFVAAVVALAFGLAAASFFPAIVLGIFYKKMNKEGAIGGMVVGISLMLFYMAKFKLGWLGEIPDKSEWWFGISPEGFGTVAMIVNFIVALVINRFTPEPPENVQEIVENIRIPSGAGEAVDH; encoded by the coding sequence ATGAGTGTTCAAGTCTGGACGTACCTCCTTGTAGGAGTCACCTTTGCCCTGTATATAGGAATAGCCATTTGGTCCAGAGCAGGATCAACCAAGGAATTTTATGTAGCCGGTGGTGGGGTTTCCCCCTTGGCAAACGGAATGGCCACTGCGGCCGACTGGATGTCGGCAGCTTCCTTTATCTCCATGGCCGGAATTATTGCCTTTGCAGGTTATGATGGCTCGGTTTACCTAATGGGCTGGACGGGAGGCTATGTGCTCCTGGCCCTACTCCTTGCCCCCTATTTGCGAAAATTTGGAAAATTTACGGTTCCAGATTTTATAGGGGACCGCTATTATTCCAATACCGCCCGTATGGTGGCCGTGTTCTGCGCATTGATTGTTTCCTTTACCTATGTGGCCGGACAAATGCGGGGTGTTGGTGTGGTCTTCTCTAGGTTTTTACAGGTAGACATCAATACTGGGGTGATCATTGGAATGGTCATTGTACTCTTTTATGCTGTCCTGGGAGGCATGAAAGGAATTACCTATACACAGGTGGCCCAATATTGTGTGCTAATATTCGCCTTTATGGTCCCTGCCATTTTTATTTCCTTTCAAATGACAGGCAACCCTATCCCACAACTGGGAATGGGTTCTACCCTTAATGATGGTTCGGGAACCTTTTTAATGGATCGGTTAAACGGGCTATCCACAGAATTGGGCTTTGCCGAATATACCGACGGTACAAAATCGGTCATCGATGTCTTTGCCATTACCTTGGCCCTTATGGTAGGTACGGCAGGATTACCCCACGTAATAGTAAGGTTCTTTACCGTAAAAAGGGTCAAAGATGCGCGCAAATCGGCCGGACTTGCATTGTTGCTTATCGCCATCCTTTACACTACGGCTCCCGCGGTTTCGGTTTTCGCGAAAATAAATTTGATAGATACCGTAAGCAACGAAAAATACAGCCTTATGCCCGTTTGGTTTAAAAACTGGGAGGAAACAGGATTATTGACCTTCGACGACAAAAATAAGGATGGAATTATTCAATATGTGGCCGACAAGGATAAGAACGAATTAACCGTAGACAACGATATTATGGTGCTGGCCAATCCAGAAATTGCCAACCTGCCGGCCTGGGTAATTGCCTTGGTGGCCGCTGGAGGTTTGGCTGCTGCCCTCAGTACTGCAGCAGGATTGTTATTGGTTATCTCGGCCTCAGTTTCCCATGACCTGATCAAAAAAGTATTTAAACCCAATATCTCTGAAAAAGGTGAGCTATGGGCGGCGAGGGGTGCAGCAACAGTTGCTGTGGTTATTGCAGGGTATTTTGGAATTAACCCCCCTGGATTTGTGGCGGCCGTAGTTGCCCTTGCCTTTGGACTGGCGGCAGCCTCCTTTTTCCCTGCCATTGTCCTGGGCATTTTTTACAAAAAAATGAACAAGGAAGGCGCCATTGGAGGTATGGTAGTTGGGATAAGTCTAATGCTGTTCTATATGGCCAAATTTAAATTGGGCTGGTTGGGCGAAATTCCCGATAAGTCGGAGTGGTGGTTTGGCATATCCCCGGAAGGCTTTGGAACCGTAGCCATGATCGTCAATTTTATTGTTGCACTGGTCATTAATAGGTTTACACCCGAACCCCCGGAAAACGTGCAGGAAATAGTAGAGAACATTAGGATTCCCAGTGGTGCAGGAGAGGCTGTGGACCACTAA
- a CDS encoding anhydro-N-acetylmuramic acid kinase, whose translation MKTYKVIGLMSGTSLDGLDLAYCHIWETPTGWDFEIKQTQSISYSEEMQTKLKNSIYLPADQLLQFHNSYGSWLGLQAKDFIEAHTLEVDFIASHGHTTHHQPQNGLTFQIGSGQHLANESATKVICDFRTNDVALGGQGAPLVPIGDQLFFGEYDYCLNLGGISNISFEQDGKRLAYDIGLANMILNHITKKIDLDYDKGGSLAKTGDINQDMLDQLNDLQFYKLPFPKSIGFEWFVEKVVPIVEATKDSIENLLHTAVHHICEQIAIQVKGHGNKTNKSLFVTGGGALNTFLMDCLQEKLGEETKVVAPSKTLIEFKEALVFALMGVLREEHKINCLSSVTGAKRDSFGGVIYIPA comes from the coding sequence ATGAAAACATATAAAGTCATCGGGCTAATGTCAGGAACCTCCTTGGACGGATTGGACCTGGCTTACTGCCACATATGGGAAACCCCCACGGGTTGGGATTTCGAGATTAAACAAACGCAAAGTATTTCCTATAGCGAAGAAATGCAGACAAAACTTAAAAACTCCATTTACCTTCCCGCAGACCAATTGCTACAATTCCATAATTCCTATGGCAGCTGGCTAGGGCTGCAAGCCAAGGATTTTATTGAAGCCCATACCCTGGAAGTCGACTTTATCGCCAGCCATGGCCATACTACTCATCATCAACCACAAAACGGACTCACCTTCCAAATAGGTTCTGGACAGCATTTGGCCAATGAGAGCGCCACAAAAGTAATTTGCGATTTCAGGACCAACGACGTGGCTTTGGGCGGACAAGGTGCTCCCTTGGTACCTATAGGGGATCAGCTTTTTTTTGGTGAGTACGATTACTGTCTAAATCTTGGCGGAATTAGCAATATTTCCTTCGAACAAGATGGCAAAAGATTGGCCTATGACATAGGCCTGGCCAATATGATCCTCAATCATATTACCAAAAAAATAGACCTCGATTATGACAAGGGGGGTTCCTTGGCAAAGACAGGAGATATTAACCAAGACATGCTGGACCAACTCAACGACCTTCAATTCTATAAATTACCCTTTCCAAAGTCCATTGGATTCGAATGGTTTGTGGAAAAAGTAGTTCCCATTGTTGAAGCTACCAAGGACAGTATTGAAAATTTACTGCATACGGCTGTTCACCATATATGCGAACAAATAGCCATTCAAGTAAAGGGGCATGGGAATAAAACAAATAAGAGCTTATTTGTTACCGGGGGTGGGGCTCTAAACACCTTCCTTATGGATTGTTTACAGGAGAAACTTGGGGAGGAAACTAAAGTTGTTGCCCCCTCTAAAACCTTGATCGAATTTAAAGAGGCCCTGGTATTTGCACTTATGGGAGTCTTGCGGGAAGAACACAAAATTAATTGCCTCAGTTCCGTTACGGGGGCCAAAAGGGATTCCTTTGGCGGTGTTATTTATATACCGGCCTAA